One Ctenopharyngodon idella isolate HZGC_01 chromosome 9, HZGC01, whole genome shotgun sequence DNA window includes the following coding sequences:
- the hecw2a gene encoding E3 ubiquitin-protein ligase HECW2: protein MAPQGRDHLATRESAGRRRSPNVRHTLSPDNLRSLAERGGAEQAGVGLLRANSDTDLVSSQGRSSLTASTLEFTMCRGQNLVISWDIKEEVDATDWIGLYHIDETCPSNMWDCKNRGVNGTQCGQIVWRLEAGPYFLEAETRICFKYYHGVSGALRATTPCITVKNPRASVDGQGEGQQASESSRKLVSFTLSDIRAVGLKKGMFFNPDPYLKMSIHPGKRSCFPTFSHHGQERRSGITTNTTNPVWHGEKHTFVALMTDVLVIEIKDKFAKSRPIIKRFLGQLNIPVQMLLERHASGNQSLSFSLCRRLPTDHVSGQMHFKVDITSMGQDDVSTETILGAAALNGAPGTPSDDEELPRPLPVPSAGPSPTGSLGSHRNGEGSSIPSPDTEMYGATLDDEGPSSPDLLQGSFSEQLDAIDAPKGPGDRPLGAASPKLRSSFPTYTRLSAMLHIDSDEDEERSAATEATLPTFNGVSRTQQTPPKPPITEPAFKTSVEEPPEKAGLELETETLNIGTEVPPEPEVMPSSVAPEVETASLMERQEQEEEEVEAEEEEEGLAPSEELATEVDISSMASDCCPGPTSASQEAEQGAEAAIDPGGEDLSDDPPTTYEVAETAEETHPTNEQERDAPKPEPSAIEEEECEDVTEDTMSRRWSLEATAGVSQEDEEEEELMPSGDGESVDSETFVTETESESGVPQINGDQRVNSLPSVRQDVHRYQRVDEPLPPNWEARIDSHGRIFFVDHVNRTTTWQRPTGPPAPQGLTRSSSILQMEQLNRRYQSIRRTMTSERSEEQRVDVPPPEETDLLSHSISEYRRDGFMGQASSRSRLALLLQSPGAKFLSSPDFFSVLHSNPSAYRMFTSNTCLKHMISKVRRDAQHFERYQHNRDLVNFLNLFSNKQLELPRGWEMKHDHTGKAFFVDHNCRATTFIDPRLPLQNSRSSGLLVHRQHLSRQRSHSAGEVADDSRSPSPPVQGRSSRSSQYQDLVPVAYNEKIVAFLRQPNIFEILQERQPELVRNHSLREKVQFIRNEGPAGLTRLSSDADLVMLLSLFEEEVMSYVPPNALLLSSYCHASPQSSPGTPRANARAPAPYKRDFEAKLRNFYRKMETKGYGQGPGKVKLIIRRDHLLEDAFNQIMCYSRKDLQRSRLYVSFVGEEGLDYSGPSREFFFLVSRELFNPYYGLFEYSANDTYTVQISPMSAFVDNHHEWFRFSGRILGLALIHQYLLDAFFTRPFYKGLLRIPCDLSDLEFLDEEFHQSLQWMKDNDIENMLDLTFTVNEEVFGQITERELKPGGSGIAVSDKNKKEYIERMVKWRIERGVAQQTESLVRGFYEVVDVRLVSVFDARELELVIAGTAEIDLSDWRSNTEYRGGYHDSHIVIRWFWAAVERFNNEQRLRLLQFVTGTSSIPYEGFASLRGSNGPRRFCVEKWGKVTSLPRAHTCFNRLDLPPYPSFSMLYEKMLTAVEETSTFGLE, encoded by the exons ATGGCGCCTCAGGGGCGGGATCACCTGGCCACACGGGAGTCTGCAGGTCGTAGACGGAGCCCAAATGTGCGGCACACACTCAGCCCAGACAATCTTCGGAGCTTAGCCGAGCGTGGTGGGGCCGAGCAGGCTGGAGTTGGACTCCTCAGAGCCAACAGTGATACAGACCTGGTCAGTTCTCAAGGGCGATCCTCACTCACAGCTTCTACTTTAGAGTTCACGATGTGCCGGGGCCAGAACTTGGTCATCTCATGGGATATCAAGGAAGAGGTGGATGCCACAGACTGGATTGGCCTGTACCACATAG ATGAGACCTGTCCATCAAACATGTGGGACTGCAAGAACCGTGGGGTTAATGGTACACAGTGTGGGCAGATTGTCTGGAGGCTGGAGGCAGGGCCGTACTTCCTTGAAG CTGAGACAAGGATCTGTTTTAAATACTACCATGGAGTCAGTGGTGCGCTGAGAGCCACAACACCCTGCATCACAGTCAAGAACCCCAGAGCCtcg GTCGATGGTCAAGGTGAAGGACAACAAGCTTCAGAAAGCAGTCGAAAACTGGTCAGCTTTACCTTATCAG ATATCCGGGCAGTGGGGCTGAAGAAGGGGATGTTTTTTAACCCAGACCCATATTTGAAGATGAGCATTCATCCAGGCAAGAGAAGTTGCTTTCCGACCTTTTCCCATCATGGCCAAGAGAGACGATCCGGCATTACAACTAACACTACTAATCCTGTGTGGCATGGAGag AAACACACTTTTGTGGCTCTTATGACAGACGTCTTAGTGATTGAGATTAAAGACAAGTTTGCTAAAAGTCGCCCAATTATTAAGCGCTTCCTGGGTCAGCTGAACATTCCGGTGCAGATGCTGCTGGAGAGACATGCGTCAGG GAACCAATCACTGAGCTTCTCTCTATGTCGTCGTTTGCCCACTGATCATGTGAGCGGTCAAATGCACTTTAAAGTGGATATCACATCTATGGGCCAAGATG ATGTTTCCACTGAGACGATTTTAGGGGCAGCAGCCCTCAATGGAGCTCCTGGAACCCCTTCAGATGATGAAGAGCTGCCCCGTCCTCTCCCTGTCCCATCAGCAGGCCCTTCACCCACCGGCTCCCTGGGTTCTCACAGAAATGGGGAAGGTAGCAGCATACCCTCCCCGGACACCGAGATGTATGGGGCCACCCTGGATGATGAGGGCCCTTCTTCTCCAGACCTGCTCCAGGGTTCTTTCAGTGAGCAGCTTGATGCTATTGATGCCCCTAAGGGCCCGGGAGATAGGCCTCTTGGGGCAGCTTCTCCAAAACTGCGATCCAGCTTTCCCACATACACACGCCTCAGCGCTATGCTGCACATCGACtctgatgaagatgaagagagGTCCGCTGCTACGGAGGCCACGCTGCCAACATTTAATGGTGTTTCAAGGACTCAACAAACCCCCCCAAAACCACCAATTACAGAACCTGCGTTTAAAACATCTGTAGAGGAACCTCCAGAAAAGGCTGGACTGGAGTTGGAAACAGAGACTCTGAATATAGGAACAGAGGTGCCTCCTGAGCCAGAGGTCATGCCGAGTTCAGTCGCCCCTGAGGTGGAAACCGCCAGCCTGATGGAGAGGCAAGagcaagaggaggaggaagtggaggcagaggaggaagaagaaggACTGGCACCCAGTGAGGAGCTGGCAACCGAAGTTGATATTTCTTCAATGGCATCTGACTGCTGCCCAGGCCCTACATCTGCTTCTCAG GAGGCAGAACAGGGGGCAGAGGCAGCCATTGACCCAGGGGGAGAAGATCTTTCAGATGATCCACCCACAACTTATGAGGTTGCTGAGACTGCTGAAGAAACCCATCCAACTAATGAGCAAGAGAGGGACGCTCCAAAACCAGAACCATCAGCCATTGAGGAGGAGGAATGTGAAGATGTGACTGAGGACACAATGTCCAGAAGGTGGAGCCTGGAGGCAACAGCAGGTGTGTCACAGGAGgacgaggaagaggaggagtTAATGCCATCAGGTGATGGAGAATCTGTGGATTCTGAGACCTTCGTTACCGAGACAGAATCTGAATCAG GTGTCCCTCAGATAAACGGAGATCAGCGTGTTAATTCTCTGCCATCTGTAAGACAAGATGTCCACAGATACCAGCGTGTGGACGAGCCCTTACCTccca ACTGGGAGGCTCGTATAGACAGTCATGGCCGTATCTTCTTTGTTGATCATGTGAACCGCACCACCACGTGGCAGAGACCCACTGGCCCACCTGCCCCACAGGGTCTGACCCGCTCCAGCTCCATACTGCAGATGGAACAACTCAACCGCAG GTATCAGAGTATCCGTAGGACAATGACCAGTGAAAGGTCTGAGGAACAGAGAGTGGATGTTCCTCCTCCTGAAGAAACAGACCTGCTGTCCCACTCCATCTCTG AATACCGGCGGGACGGCTTTATGGGTCAAGCCAGCTCACGTTCTCGTCTGGCTTTGCTGCTTCAGTCTCCTGGTGCAAAGTTCCTCTCCAGTCCAGACTTCTTCTCTGTTCTGCATTCTAATCCT AGTGCCTATCGCATGTTCACAAGTAACACGTGTCTGAAGCACATGATCAGTAAAGTTCGAAGGGACGCACAACACTTTGAGCGGTACCAACACAACCGGGACCTCGTAAACTTCCTCAATCTGTTCTCCAACAAGCAGCTGGAGCTGCCACGGGGCTGGGAGATGAAACATGACCACACTGGGAAG GCCTTCTTCGTGGATCATAACTGTCGTGCCACAACGTTTATTGACCCACGGCTGCCCTTACAGAACTCCCGGTCCAGCGGCCTGCTGGTTCACCGACAGCACCTGTCCCGCCAGCGCAGCCACAGTGCAGGAGAG GTAGCAGATGACTCTCGCTCTCCGAGTCCTCCTGTCCAGGGCCGTTCATCAAGAAGCAGTCAGTACCAGGACTTGGTGCCTGTGG CTTATAATGAGAAGATTGTCGCCTTTCTGCGACAACCCAACATTTTTGAGATTCTGCAAGAGAGACAGCCAGAGCTCGTGAGAAACCACTCCCTTAG AGAGAAGGTTCAATTCATCCGCAATGAGGGGCCAGCCGGGTTGACCCGTCTGTCTAGTGATGCAGACCTGGTTATGTTGCTCAG CCTGTTTGAAGAGGAAGTGATGTCGTATGTGCCGCCCAATGCCTTACTGCTCTCCAGCTACTGTCATGCCTCCCCACAGAGCTCCCCTG GAACTCCGCGGGCCAATGCTCGAGCCCCTGCACCCTACAAGCGTGATTTTGAGGCCAAACTAAGAAACTTCTACCGCAAAATGGAGACCAAGGGCTACGGGCAGGGGCCGGGAAAAGTGAA GTTAATAATTAGAAGAGATCACCTACTGGAGGATGCTTTCAACCAGATCATGTGTTATTCCCGCAAAGACCTCCAGAGGAGCAGGCTTTACGTCAGCTTTGTTGGAGAAGAAGG atTGGACTATAGTGGTCCATCCAGAGAATTCTTCTTCCTGGTTTCCCGAGAGCTGTTCAACCCATACTATGGACTATTTGAATACTCAGCTAATGACACTTACACTGTGCAGATCAGCCCCATGTCAGCCTTTGTGGACAACCATCATGAGTG GTTCCGGTTCAGCGGACGCATTCTGGGTCTTGCTCTAATTCATCAGTACCTGTTGGATGCATTCTTCACCCGACCCTTTTACAAAGGACTTCTTCGCAT CCCATGTGATTTGAGTGATCTAGAGTTTTTGGATGAGGAGTTCCATCAGAGTCTGCAGTGGATGAAAGACAATGACATTGAGAATATGCTGGACCTCACCTTTACTGTCAATGAGGAAGTGTTTGGACAG ATTACAGAGCGTGAGCTAAAGCCGGGTGGGTCTGGCATTGCTGTGTCAGACAAGAACAAGAAAGAGTACATTGAACGCATGGTGAAGTGGAGGATTGAGAGGGGTGTAGCCCAGCAGACCGAGAGTCTTGTGCGAGGATTTTATGAG GTGGTGGACGTCCGACTCGTCTCAGTGTTTGATGCCAGAGAGCTGGAGCTGGTCATTGCTGGAACAGCGGAAATTGATTTATCCGACTGGAGAAGCAATACAGAATACAGAGGAG GTTATCATGACAGCCACATAGTGATTCGATGGTTCTGGGCAGCAGTGGAGCGTTTCAATAATGAACAGAGACTGCGACTCCTTCAG TTTGTTACAGGCACGTCCAGCATTCCCTATGAGGGCTTTGCTTCTCTGCGGGGCAGCAACGGCCCACGTCGTTTCTGTGTGGAGAAATGGGGCAAAGTGACTTCCCTCCCAAG GGCTCACACCTGCTTTAACCGCCTGGATCTCCCTCCCTACCCCTCCTTCTCCATGCTCTACGAGAAGATGCTCACTGCTGTGGAGGAGACCAGCACCTTTGGTCTGGAATGA
- the stk17b gene encoding serine/threonine-protein kinase 17B, which translates to MARRRLDSRSGSSALLSEIHTPVHTDPLDAVFDMSNELGRGKFAVVKRCVEKATGKVFAAKFIKKRRRGRDCRAEVVHEIAVLEAAKNNPRVVNLHAVYETDHDLVLMLEYAAGGEIFDHCVSEELLPEGQITRLIRQMLEGVHLLHQSSVVHLDLKPQNILLTSLSPMGDIKIVDFGLARKLGSSGELREILGTPEYVAPEILNYEPITTATDLWSVGVITYMLVTGESPFAGEDKQETFLNVSQVNVDYSREAFSRVSELAVDFIQKLLVKAPEDRPSAADCMTHPWLWLHSSGFDPIPMTPRTPRERSFGGKWSAPPEDPEDKENILDSPYIKRFRFEEDMSATADGDHLC; encoded by the exons ATGGCCCGGAGGAGGCTGGACAGTCGCAGTGGATCCTCGGCTCTGCTGTCAGAGATCCACACTCCCGTCCACACGGATCCTCTGGACGCCGTGTTTGACATGAGCAACGAACTTGGCAG GGGGAAGTTTGCAGTGGTGAAGCGGTGTGTGGAAAAGGCCACAGGGAAAGTCTTCGCTGCAAAGTTCATCAAGAAACGGCGACGAGGTCGCGACTGCAGGGCGGAGGTTGTTCATGAGATTGCCGTTCTAGAGGCAGCGAAGAACAACCCTCGTGTGGTGAACCTGCATGCTGTATATGAGACCGATCACGACCTCGTTCTAATGCTGGAATA tgCGGCAGGTGGAGAGATATTTGACCACTGTGTGTCAGAGGAGCTGCTTCCTGAAGGTCAGATCACCCGTCTGATCAGACAGATGCTTGAAGGCGTTCACCTACTCCACCAGAGCAGCGTGGTCCACCTTGACCTGAAG CCCCAGAATATTCTCCTGACCAGTCTGAGCCCAATGGGGGATATAAAGATAGTGGATTTTGGGTTGGCCCGCAAGTTGGGTTCTTCTGGGGAGCTCAGAGAGATTCTGGGAACCCCTGAGTACGTAG CCCCTGAGATCCTGAACTATGAACCAATCACCACAGCAACAGACCTCTG GAGTGTGGGTGTGATCACCTATATGCTGGTGACAGGAGAGTCTCCCTTTGCTGGCGAGGATAAACAGGAGACCTTCCTAAATGTGTCCCAGGTGAACGTGGACTACAGCAGAGAGGCCTTCTCAAGGGTGTCTGAGTTGGCTGTCGACTTCATCCAGAAACTGCTGGTCAAAGCACCAGA GGATCGTCCCAGTGCAGCCGACTGCATGACCCATCCCTGGCTATGGCTCCACTCTTCAGGTTTTGATCCGATCCCCATGACCCCACGCACTCCCCGGGAAAGGAGTTTCGGGGGGAAGTGGTCCGCGCCACCCGAGGACCCTGAAGACAAAGAAAACATTCTGGACTCGCCATATATCAAGAGGTTTCGTTTTGAGGAGGACATGTCAGCCACGGCCGACGGTGACCACTTATGCTGA
- the c9h2orf69 gene encoding mitochondrial protein C2orf69 homolog yields the protein MGSIRSVVACLSLAAIARKMTAAAGMCVPGTSAAVPGLLRLTSVPGYDQNRVNDVLLLRPATETQRRCDSETENLQNGNNHVVFFPGDIQNFQQEMALQPDAVPWQSWSLERVALTLGHRFPGCHIWVVRASRMYLHKFSCYQNFVESNLFGAPEHSSDYGAIRHLRALLGHGMQRAGLPNPLPPLSGTATPGPLPAGFTLTIVGFSKGCVVLNQIVYELAGARADPELRLFLDSVSDMYWLDGGHPGGGETWVTDKCALDELASSGVAVHAHVTPYEVRDPMRAWVGREHQLFIKTLEDLGACLSQKLHFEEEPASIENHFRVIREF from the exons ATGGGAAGCATCCGATCGGTTGTGGCTTGTTTATCGCTAGCCGCTATAGCGAGGAAAATGACCGCCGCGGCGGGGATGTGCGTACCCGGGACATCAGCTGCTGTGCCCGGGCTGCTCCGCCTGACTTCAGTACCCGGTTATGATCAAAACCGCGTAAATGATGTTCTGCTCTTAAGACCCGCCACGGAAACGCAGAGACGATGCGACAGCGAAACAGAGAACCTGCAGAATGGAAACAATCACGTAGTCTTCTTTCCTGGAGACATTCAG AACTTTCAGCAGGAAATGGCCCTCCAGCCTGACGCTGTCCCATGGCAGTCCTGGAGTCTGGAGCGTGTCGCCCTCACCCTGGGCCACCGTTTTCCTGGCTGCCATATCTGGGTAGTCCGTGCATCCCGCATGTACCTACACAAGTTCAGCTGCTATCAGAACTTTGTAGAGAGTAACCTATTTGGAGCACCAGAACACTCTTCAGACTACGGAGCCATTCGCCATCTGAGGGCACTCCTGGGTCATGGCATGCAGCGGGCTGGTCTCCCAAATCCTTTACCCCCTCTTAGTGGTACAGCCACCCCTGGCCCCCTTCCAGCAGGTTTCACCCTTACCATAGTGGGCTTTAGTAAAGGATGTGTTGTTCTCAATCAAATAGTGTATGAGCTGGCTGGAGCTCGAGCAGACCCCGAACTGAGGCTGTTCCTAGACAGTGTCTCAGACATGTACTGGCTGGATGGAGGACACCCTGGTGGCGGTGAGACGTGGGTGACCGATAAATGTGCTCTGGATGAGCTGGCCTCCAGTGGGGTGGCTGTCCATGCCCACGTCACTCCGTATGAGGTGAGGGACCCGATGAGGGCATGGGTTGGGCGAGAGCACCAGCTCTTTATAAAGACACTGGAGGATCTGGGCGCCTGTCTGAGCCAGAAACTGCACTTCGAGGAGGAGCCGGCATCCATTGAGAATCACTTCCGAGTCATTCGGGAGTTCTGA